The following nucleotide sequence is from Thermodesulfobacteriota bacterium.
ATGGCCCGCGTCTGCCGCAAGGTCCCGGCCGCGCCGGCGGAAACCCTGTACGAGGCCATCGTGTCCCTGTGGATATCCTTCGTGTGCCTGCACGTGGAAAACGCCAACTCGGCCCTTTCCATCGGCCGCCTGGACCGGCTGCTGCAGCCGTTTTTCGTCCGGGACATGGAGGCCGCGAAAACGGACGAGGAGCGGGAGCAGGTTGTGCGCCGGGCCATCGAGCTGGTGGCCAGCCTGTTTGTCAAGCTCAACGACCATGACCCCCTGATACCCAGCGTGGGCAACAAACTGTTCGGCGGCAGCTCCTCGGACGACACCGTGACCGTGGGCGGCGTTGACGAAAACGGCCAGACGGCGGTCTGCGACATGACCTACATTATTTTAAAAGCCGCGGAGATGCTGGGCTTCCAGGACCCGAACCTGAACGCCCGCTACTTTCCGGGCGTCAATTCCGGGGAATATCTCCGGCGCCTGTGCGAAGTCAACGTCAACATGTGCGCCTCGCCGATTATCCACAATGACCGGCTCATGATCGAGTCCCTGGAAAACCAGGGCTTCGGAAAAGACGCCTGGAACTGGGGGGCCACGGGCTGCGTGGAGCCGACCCTCTGCGGCCGGCACTACGGTCACACCAACTGCATGCTCGTCAACATGGTGGCCCCCCTGGAAATGGCCTTAAACAACGGGGTTCACCCGGTCATGGACGAACGCATCGGACCGGCGACCGGCGACGTCCGCTCTGATTTTCCGTCCTTTGAGGATTTTCTCTCGGCCTACCGGACCCAGTTCCTTTTTCTGGCGGAGCTTTCCGTCGAGATCAATGACATGCTGGGCAGGGCCCACCAGTATGTGCACCCGACGCCGCTGCTCTCGGCCATGTTCCGCGGCCCCCTGGACAAGGGCCTTGATCTTGTCCGGGGCGGAGCTGAATACAATTCCTCGGGCGTGGCCCTGGTCTCCATCACCGACGTGGTCGACAGCCTGCTGGTGATCAAAAAGCTGATCTATGAAACCGGGGCACTGGATTTTGCCCGGCTCATGGAAGCCCTGGCAAACGATTTCAACGGCCCGGACGATCAGCAGCTCCTGGCCCACATCCGGCGCGTGCCCAAATTCGGATCCGGAGACCCCGATGCCATCGCCCTGGCCCGGGACCTGATGGACATGGTCTATGAATTTTACCAGCCGAAGAAAAACTACCGGGGAGGACGGTATTTGCCGGGATACTGGTCCATCTCCTACCACGTGGGGTTCGGCATGCTCTCGGGCGCGCTGCCTTCCGGCCGCCGCAAGGGCCAGGCCTTCACGCCGGGCCTGACGCCCGCGCCCGGCGCCTCAAAGGACATCCTGGCCAACTGCCGGTCCGTGGCGGCCCTGGATCATCTGAAGATGCCCAACAACCTGGCCTACAACGTCAAGATGGTCCCCGGTCCCGATGACCCGCCCGCCAGGACCCTGGATCTGTTTGCGGCATACGTGGAAGGCTATTTCGCGTCAGGCGGCATGCAGTGGCAGTTCAACGTGGTGTCAACGGACGTCATGCGCCGGGCCATGGAGCGGCCCGAGGATTTCGGCTGGCTCCTGGTCCGCATTTCCGGGTACAACGCCTATTTCGTCAAACTCAACCGCAACATGCAGGAAGAGCTCATCAACCGCACCGAGTTTTGTCCGGGTCACCGGGCCGTATCCGATTCGACCAAAGATAGCGTGCTTTTGTAATAGATTCTTCTGAGTATGGGATATTCTTCTCCGCTCTGATATTGCAATAATTCGACATAATCCGGGGTGACCTCAACCACCGTCCAGCCCTTAATCTCATCGCCTTTTCCGACCACCCATTTTTCTCCCGTGTCTTGATCCACCAGCGTGGCGGTTTCAGAGCCTTTTATTTGAGGGTCATGCTGAAAACCATTGGCGACAAAATCCTGGCCATAGACGGCCGGACATATCAGCGCAACAATCAGAAGACAATATAGAAAAGCTTTATACATGTCACCGCCCCCCGTTGATGGTAAATGATCTTTCATCTTCAACTCCCTCTGACGTTTAGTCGGCATAATCGCATCCATTATTGTCGGATTGATATGGAGAATTTATAAATATTACGCCTCTTGATGAAGCAAGGCCCCGGTATGATGTCGTGAACGGGGTTGTTCTCCTGGCCAGACATGGGACGGAACAATAATTTCCATATACCATCTGGTTCACAACCCCCGGCATATAGCTGGATTTGTTGTACGCCGTTGAATGGTTAAAGCCATCATCAATGTCAATTTTTGACAGAGAATATGTCTCCCAGACGTATGGCTGATTGCCATACTCTCCGAGAAAGAACACCCTGGAAAATCCCCCCGGCGGAACAGAGGCGATATCGTAATGCCAGGTGCTGTTTCTGGCAAAGCGGACCGATAAATTTTTTATTCCGTGCGAGTAGACATCCCATTCCCAGGGATTGGCAATGCCGTCCAGATCCGTGTCCACAATCTCAATGGCGTCAGTCGATCCGGCATCATGTAAGACATTCTTCATGCATATC
It contains:
- a CDS encoding pyruvate formate lyase family protein, translating into MKSAHPVKSRLATTTGVMLFLGSLKVFAAAFTFSKRLNREIRNPDTGDVFNAGIRFETRDGSFKAGVVFDNGRVRAGRGPIPDADVTVFYKDRETLARIFAKSPEEALDHLLTNEMAYTGNMAVLTRFSYLTTLLSPAKKKRLPAPALFSAETGPKRQQLKNEILGKKTDQVRFLTDAYLGAYAIGDFPRIQYLRDRRFSLMPAVCAERAALLTRFHRENGFETDTGGRAWDPELRQAEAMRYVMTRKKPLIWDRHLLPGSTTAKEVGVPVYPEFIGTTIWPELSSIETRALNPNRLSEDEANVLNAYVFPYWIHRNVREYCRTTFGNPLSQRLEERFVLYFMMKNNAVSHTIPDFDAVLNQGIKAMQDKAAGKESRAETEDQVNFYRALQIALDGVLAYAENLGREAERQARDQDGERRRELLEMARVCRKVPAAPAETLYEAIVSLWISFVCLHVENANSALSIGRLDRLLQPFFVRDMEAAKTDEEREQVVRRAIELVASLFVKLNDHDPLIPSVGNKLFGGSSSDDTVTVGGVDENGQTAVCDMTYIILKAAEMLGFQDPNLNARYFPGVNSGEYLRRLCEVNVNMCASPIIHNDRLMIESLENQGFGKDAWNWGATGCVEPTLCGRHYGHTNCMLVNMVAPLEMALNNGVHPVMDERIGPATGDVRSDFPSFEDFLSAYRTQFLFLAELSVEINDMLGRAHQYVHPTPLLSAMFRGPLDKGLDLVRGGAEYNSSGVALVSITDVVDSLLVIKKLIYETGALDFARLMEALANDFNGPDDQQLLAHIRRVPKFGSGDPDAIALARDLMDMVYEFYQPKKNYRGGRYLPGYWSISYHVGFGMLSGALPSGRRKGQAFTPGLTPAPGASKDILANCRSVAALDHLKMPNNLAYNVKMVPGPDDPPARTLDLFAAYVEGYFASGGMQWQFNVVSTDVMRRAMERPEDFGWLLVRISGYNAYFVKLNRNMQEELINRTEFCPGHRAVSDSTKDSVLL